One genomic segment of Gasterosteus aculeatus chromosome 6, fGasAcu3.hap1.1, whole genome shotgun sequence includes these proteins:
- the LOC120820506 gene encoding uncharacterized protein LOC120820506: MGDPRPTPRGPRLDLSNFHWAAAERSRHASTSPRSPESCRRLGVKPVDLLIKSLNEFIAKRRDVPVGAMTLMHESYERERVRLLQMCRVERQRITRAAGGRWPGSNRVSGLEAKPKDHTRDGEATGTVPYADLCFRGPPASRSSCSHRDRSTVCSFGPGHLRHTPAATEVTVDQLTRDIQKEMCVTVSERDRRIAALMLVKHREEQACLKLRQQEEQVRQEARRHEEALRAEADKVRGEKVRQGMRRWHEELEARRRLRERREEEKAGQLELEALLHEDRCRRLREEVEGQRREKVEAARREAGARKRLQEKLRGEKEEAERRERERDGQAAAEKEQRARRSKASREEEERRRMREDNRRELLRHILLKQQVEQQVAEEEAQVRGALDEKLRRRGETRSAAAEARLRELQERAAREEERARGARRGAQLQGHRLLAHKQILVELSRRRCERAARSASAQQRRRAQEAGQRNKRRSLRHQRLREEALREEAAERMVRESCVFVKDWRRERLRSQRQLMQEEAHRLARASFHLRDRVRQQTRVRTFDQMALEAQLTASISSMKL; encoded by the coding sequence ATGGGAGACCCGAGGCCCACGCCCCGCGGGCCCCGCCTGGACCTGAGCAACTTCCACTGGGCCGCAGCCGAGAGGAGTCGGCACGCGTCGACGAGTCCCCGCTCGCCGGAGTCCTGCAGGCGACTCGGGGTCAAACCCGTGGACCTTCTCATCAAATCGCTGAATGAGTTCATCGCCAAGCGGCGCGACGTGCCCGTCGGGGCGATGACGCTCATGCACGAATCCTACGAAAGGGAGAGAGTGAGGCTTTTACAAATGTGCCGAGTGGAGAGGCAGCGGATTACCCGGGCGGCGGGGGGCAGGTGGCCGGGCAGCAACAGAGTGTCCGGCCTGGAAGCCAAACCGAAGGACCACACGAGGGACGGGGAGGCAACGGGCACCGTCCCGTACGCGGACCTGTGCTTCAGGGGGCCGCCCGCCAGCAGGTCCTCCTGCTCTCACAGAGACAGGAGCACAGTGTGCAGCTTCGGCCCGGGGCACCTCCGGCACACCCCGGCGGCTACCGAGGTGACCGTGGACCAGCTCACCAGGGACATTCAGAAGGAGATGTGCGTCACCGTGTCGGAGAGAGACCGCAGGATAGCGGCTCTCATGCTGGTGAAGCACCGGGAGGAGCAGGCTTGCCTGAAGCTCcgtcagcaggaggagcaggtgcgACAGGAGGCCCGCAGGCACGAGGAGGCCCTGCGCGCCGAGGCCGACAAGGTCAGGGGGGAGAAAGTGAGGCAGGGTATGCGCCGCTGGcacgaggagctggaggcccGCCGGAGGCTGAGGGAGCGAcgggaggaagaaaaagctgGACAACTCGAGCTGGAGGCGCTGCTGCACGAAGACCGCTGCAGGAGgttgagggaggaggtggaggggcaACGCCGAGAGAAGGTGGAGGCCGCACGGAGAGAGGCGGGGGCCCGCAAGCGCTTGCAGGAGAAGCTgcggggagaaaaagaggaggcggagaggagggagcgagagagggacgGGCAGGCGGCGGCGGAGAAGGAGCAGAGGGCAAGAAGGAGCAAAGCgtcccgggaggaggaggagaggaggaggatgcggGAGGACAACCGCAGGGAGCTGCTGCGTCACATCCTGCTCAAGCAGCAGGTGGAGCAAcaggtggcggaggaggaggcccagGTGAGGGGCGCACTCGACGAGAAGCTGCGGCGCCGCGGAGAAACGCGCAGCGCGGCCGCAGAGGCGCGGCTGAGGGAGCTGCAGGAGCGGGCGGcccgggaggaggagcgggCTCGGGGAGCCCGGCGGGGGGCCCAGCTGCAGGGCCACCGGCTCCTCGCGCACAAACAGATCCTCGTCGAACTGAGCCGGCGGCGCTGCGAGAGAGCCGCCAGGAGCGCGTCGGCCCAGCAGAGGCGCAGAGCTCAGGAGGCGGGTCAGCGCAACAAACGCAGGAGCCTGCGCCACCAGAGGCTGAGGGAGGAGGCGCTGCGGGAGGAGGCGGCCGAGAGGATGGTGCGGGAGAGCTGCGTCTTCGTGAAggactggaggagggagagactgcGGAGCCAGAGGCAGCTGATGCAGGAGGAGGCGCACAGGCTGGCGCGGGCCTCCTTTCACTTGAGGGATCGAGTGCGACAGCAGACGCGCGTGCGGACCTTCGATCAGATGGCTCTGGAGGCTCAGCTGACtgcctccatcagctccatgaAACTATGA
- the nsmce4a gene encoding non-structural maintenance of chromosomes element 4 homolog A, producing MKRAKAAAAAAGDDAAAPRQNGPAGRRKGERQQSEEDDGDCNFGADDLQGDDNDPGLRREIRSKYRDLINSVQQNREDMLRPSNNKLTEVLEEANKLFKDVRQAREAALDAQLLVVATDLGKEKASQLFSEGTAFDSAAFAEHLLSFMGLNRLEDGEDDQQNGGAVDGYLPQDAWHRVARRAESCVRAAPSFHYMMGSFHAEPPPPKQRLERQKKASTKEAKRIMPTQLKRMEGSHQEATEKEVERILGYLKSYFQDDPTSPILYYEFVIDPKSFSRTVENIFHTSFLIRDGLARMYLDNSKLPCIEPVEEGEVEAGGSVSRKQCIVSISPKMWKELIEAFDIRDTMIQPNTQNE from the exons ATGAAGAGggccaaagcagcagcagcagcagccggcgaCGACGCCGCCGCTCCCCGGCAGAATGGCCCCGCTGGCCGCAGGAAAGGGGAACGGCAGCAGAGCGAAGAGGACGATGGCGACTGTAACTTCGGTGCAGATGACCTGCAAGGCGACGACAATGACCCGGGACTCCGCAGGGAGATACGGAGCAAGTACCGTGACCTCATCAACTCGGTGCAAC AGAATCGAGAAGATATGCTGAGACCCTCCAACAACAAGCTCACAGAAGTTCTAGAAGAGGCTAACAAACTCTTTAAAGATG TACGGCAGGCGAGGGAAGCGGCTCTGGATGCGCAGCTCCTGGTCGTGGCCACGGATCTGGGGAAGGAGAAAGCCAGCCAACTGTTCTCCGAGGGCACGGCTTTCGATTCCGCGGCTTTCGCCGAGCACCTT CTGTCCTTCATGGGTCTCAACCGcctggaggacggggaggacgaCCAGCAGAACGGAGGGGCAGTTGACGGCTACCTGCCCCAGGACGCTTGGCACCGGGTGGCCAGGAGAGCAGAGAGCTGCGTCCGGGCAGCGCCCTCCTTCCACTACAT GATGGGTTCGTTCCACGCAGAGCCGCCTCCTCCAAAGCAGCGGCTAGAACGGCAAAAGAAGGCCTCCACCAAGGAGGCGAAAAGGATCATGCCGACGCAG CTGAAGAGAATGGAAGGCTCGCATCAGGAAGCgacagagaaggaggtggagaggatccTGGGATACCTGAAGAGTTATTTCCAAGATGATC CAACGTCGCCGATATTGTATTACGAGTTTGTCATCGACCCAAAGTCCTTTTCCCGGACAGTTGAGAACATTTTCCACACGTCTTTTCTGATCAGG GACGGCTTGGCCCGCATGTACTTGGATAATTCCAAATTGCCATGTATAG AACCCGTAGAGGAGGGCGAGGTGGAAGCAGGCGGGTCGGTCAGCCGTAAACAATGCATCGTCTCTATTAGCCCCAAAATGTGGAAG GAGCTTATTGAGGCCTTCGACATCAGAGACACAATGATTCAGCCGAACACGCAGAATGAGTGA
- the LOC120820508 gene encoding zinc transporter ZIP9, translating into MDGGLTITFISVAMFVGCFVLGFIPLLFRLSEKSLLFVSILGAGLLCGTALAITIPEGVGLLEESWRASSSDVPSSLNASEENNNSSSSKEKGLPPQFLIGGALTFGFTFMFVVDQIGSYLSVRDRTTGMPNTVGITATLGLVIHAAADGFAVGAAVATGQVTVQVIVFLAVILHKAPAAFGLVSFLMHAGLEKKYIQGHLLAFSAAAPILAVTTYFILRASGSSSQSQLSATGVGMLFSAGTFLYVATVHVLPEVSSGRTGRPPSDLQPQPVSEGHRRQHMGLLESLTLILGVGLPMVLALGLHAD; encoded by the exons ATGGACGGGGGGTTGACTATTACTTTTATATCGGTTGCGATGTTTGTGGGTTGTTTTGTACTTGGATTCATCCCACTGTTGTTCAGACTCTCTGAG aagagcctcctgtTTGTCTCCATCCTCGGGGCAGGACTCCTGTGTGGGACCGCACTGGCCATCACCATCCCCGAGGGAGTGGGCTTACTGGAGGAGTCATGGAGAG catcTTCCTCTGATGTGCCCTCCAGTCTGAATGCCAGTGAGGAAAATAATAATAGCAGCAGCTCCAAGGAGAAAGGGCTCCCACCTCAGTTTCTCATCGGAGGGGCTTTGACGTTCGGGTTCACCTTCATGTTTGTGGTGGATCAGATCGGAAGTTACCTCTCCGTGCGCG ACCGAACAACTGGTATGCCCAACACCGTGGGCATAACGGCCACGTTGGGACTGGTCATCCATGCTGCAG CTGACGGGTTTGCTGTGGGAGCAGCTGTGGCTACGGGTCAAGTAACAGTGCAGGTTATAGTGTTTCTCGCTGTGATCCTACACAAG GCGCCTGCAGCTTTTGGCTTGGTCTCCTTTCTGATGCACGCAGGCCTGGAGAAGAAGTACATTCAGGGACATTTACTCGCCTTTTCAGCAGCAGCACCCATACTTGCCGTCACAACCTACTTCATATTGCGTGCG TCTGGCAGTTCATCCCAGAGCCAGCTCAGCGCGACGGGTGTGGGAATGCTCTTCTCCGCCGGCACTTTCCTCTACGTGGCCACGGTGCACGTTCTCCCCGAGGTCAGCAGCGGCAGGACGGGCCGCCCCCCCTCTGACCTCCAGCCGCAGCCTGTGAGCGAGGGCCACCGTCGGCAGCACATGGGGCTCCTGGAGAGCCTCACACTGATCCTCGGCGTCGGGCTCCCGATGGTGCTGGCTCTCGGGCTGCATGCCGACTGA